One Dethiobacter alkaliphilus AHT 1 genomic window carries:
- a CDS encoding polysaccharide deacetylase family protein gives MKLPLKKWQIAVLVVLPVLFLSVYTLAFWQPWNQSEPPPTGTPPSEVVPPVEPDLPEPVPAPEPEPGPQPQPDPAPKPQPEPKPQPPSETDKPDTPIIYVDQQLLIPTSKNGSLTHSKVVREGTLSAGQKQIALTFDAGWLHEQTIPLLDVLDKYQVKSTFFPRALWVKDYPHLGREIVNRGHILENHSLTHGDMSKMTDQQIRQELRESTRILKETTNSKPYLFRPPYGAYNDRMLQILAQEGYPYTVMWTVDTHDWAREIRGEQVTVDYLVNRVLNNASDKGIILMHIGGYNTVEALPRIISGLREDGYKLVTVNEMLPPPEEGYLIHTVRQGETLYSISKKYGVSVAEVIDANDL, from the coding sequence ATGAAGTTGCCGCTGAAGAAATGGCAGATTGCCGTCTTAGTAGTGTTGCCCGTGTTATTCTTATCCGTTTATACCCTGGCGTTTTGGCAACCGTGGAACCAATCGGAGCCACCCCCAACTGGCACCCCACCCTCTGAAGTTGTGCCTCCTGTGGAACCGGACCTCCCGGAACCAGTACCCGCTCCGGAGCCGGAGCCCGGGCCCCAGCCCCAGCCGGACCCGGCACCGAAGCCGCAACCAGAGCCCAAACCACAACCGCCCAGTGAGACAGATAAGCCGGACACTCCAATCATTTATGTTGACCAGCAGCTCCTTATTCCCACCTCCAAAAACGGGAGCCTGACACACTCCAAGGTGGTTAGGGAAGGGACACTTTCCGCGGGGCAGAAACAAATTGCCCTTACTTTTGATGCCGGGTGGCTCCATGAGCAAACAATTCCGCTATTGGATGTGCTGGATAAATACCAGGTAAAGTCCACCTTTTTTCCCAGGGCGCTCTGGGTTAAGGATTATCCCCATCTTGGCCGGGAGATCGTTAACAGAGGACATATCCTGGAAAACCACTCCCTCACCCACGGGGATATGTCGAAAATGACGGACCAGCAAATCAGGCAAGAACTCCGGGAGTCTACCCGTATCCTTAAAGAAACCACCAACAGCAAGCCCTACCTTTTCAGGCCTCCATACGGTGCCTACAACGACCGGATGCTGCAGATTCTGGCCCAGGAGGGTTACCCCTACACCGTAATGTGGACGGTGGATACCCATGACTGGGCCCGGGAAATTAGGGGGGAGCAGGTTACCGTTGATTATCTGGTTAACAGAGTACTAAACAACGCCTCAGATAAAGGCATCATCCTCATGCATATCGGCGGCTATAATACGGTGGAAGCCCTGCCCCGCATCATTAGCGGGCTCAGAGAAGATGGCTATAAACTGGTCACCGTAAATGAAATGCTACCCCCACCCGAGGAAGGCTACTTGATTCATACCGTTCGCCAGGGTGAAACACTCTACTCTATTTCTAAAAAATACGGAGTCAGCGTGGCAGAGGTTATTGATGCTAATGATCTCTGA
- a CDS encoding diacylglycerol/lipid kinase family protein, with translation MTAKVVLNPYSNRWNAKRRWPEAEAALKAAGVDFSLAVSDYHGQAVELARQAALEGFSPIIAAGGDGTIGEVVNGLALANGEEKVGRLGIMPLGTANDLVCNLGLPRDLPEAAKVIAAGSVQMLDVCKAGEKYFVNNSALGLEPYVSTIQQEIKWLKGIPRYLAAALKGIFANPKWEARVEWDDGYYEGPLTLISVGNAPRTGGLFFMAPHADPFDGKLTAVMVNKKTALGTLLLLPKAMSPKGTYIYAEGVQQIHTTRIRVRLKRLSPAHSDGELFPQEVDSLDYSILPGRLELLMPGGQV, from the coding sequence ATGACTGCAAAAGTGGTTCTTAACCCTTATTCAAACCGCTGGAACGCCAAACGGCGCTGGCCGGAAGCGGAAGCTGCCTTAAAAGCGGCAGGCGTAGATTTTTCCCTGGCTGTTTCAGATTATCATGGACAGGCTGTGGAGCTTGCCCGGCAGGCTGCTTTGGAGGGCTTTTCCCCCATCATTGCCGCAGGTGGAGACGGCACCATCGGTGAGGTGGTAAATGGTCTGGCTTTGGCCAACGGCGAGGAGAAGGTGGGCCGGTTGGGCATTATGCCGCTGGGTACCGCCAATGATTTAGTCTGCAATCTGGGGCTGCCCAGGGATTTGCCTGAAGCAGCAAAAGTGATTGCCGCCGGCAGCGTGCAGATGCTTGATGTCTGTAAAGCGGGTGAGAAGTATTTTGTCAACAATTCGGCACTGGGACTGGAACCTTATGTGTCAACGATTCAGCAGGAAATTAAGTGGTTAAAGGGGATTCCCCGCTATCTGGCCGCCGCCCTTAAAGGGATATTTGCCAATCCCAAGTGGGAAGCCCGTGTTGAATGGGACGACGGATACTATGAAGGGCCGCTGACCCTGATTTCAGTGGGCAATGCGCCCCGGACCGGGGGGCTGTTCTTTATGGCTCCTCACGCCGATCCCTTTGACGGAAAGCTGACTGCGGTGATGGTGAACAAAAAAACAGCCCTAGGCACGTTACTTCTTTTACCCAAGGCCATGTCGCCCAAAGGAACCTATATTTATGCCGAAGGGGTGCAGCAAATCCACACCACCCGCATTCGGGTTCGCCTTAAACGTCTGTCTCCGGCACACAGTGACGGTGAACTTTTCCCACAGGAGGTAGACAGCCTTGATTATTCAATTCTACCGGGAAGGCTGGAACTGCTGATGCCTGGGGGTCAGGTTTAA
- a CDS encoding CoA-transferase subunit beta, translating into MTEYSHVEMIAFTGSRVLEDETIVFVGTGLPIVSAVHAQYTHAPGLLMIYEAGSLAPILDMGMPLSVGDTRAARRATFLKGLCGAFELTQRGYADYAFIGGAQIDMYGNVCSTLQGEEYGKPRVRFPGSGGAGAMAANCERTIAIMALEKRRFVKQLDFVTSIGFGDGSPDYREKAGVMGSGPYRVITNQALFGFDEETRRMKLLEVKPGVTPEDVQELVEFELIIPDDVKEMAEPTEEDLRLLREIDSEGYFLKRQFKK; encoded by the coding sequence ATGACTGAATATAGTCACGTTGAAATGATAGCTTTTACCGGCTCCAGAGTTTTGGAGGATGAGACCATTGTTTTTGTGGGCACGGGGCTACCCATTGTTTCTGCTGTTCATGCCCAGTATACTCATGCTCCCGGTCTCTTGATGATTTATGAGGCCGGTTCGCTGGCGCCGATTCTGGATATGGGGATGCCTTTATCTGTGGGCGACACCAGGGCTGCCCGGCGGGCTACGTTTTTAAAAGGGTTATGCGGCGCCTTTGAATTAACGCAGCGGGGGTATGCAGATTATGCTTTTATTGGTGGCGCGCAGATAGATATGTACGGTAATGTCTGCTCAACGCTACAGGGTGAAGAGTACGGAAAACCACGGGTCAGATTCCCGGGCAGCGGCGGTGCCGGGGCAATGGCGGCAAACTGTGAAAGAACCATTGCCATTATGGCGCTGGAGAAGAGACGGTTTGTCAAGCAGCTGGACTTTGTCACCAGTATCGGCTTTGGCGACGGTTCTCCCGACTACCGGGAAAAGGCAGGAGTTATGGGATCCGGCCCATACCGGGTAATCACCAACCAGGCACTCTTTGGTTTTGATGAAGAGACCAGAAGGATGAAGCTTTTGGAAGTAAAGCCCGGGGTTACGCCGGAGGATGTTCAGGAGCTGGTGGAATTTGAGTTGATTATCCCCGACGATGTGAAGGAGATGGCGGAGCCAACAGAGGAGGATTTGCGACTGCTCAGAGAAATCGATAGCGAAGGATATTTCCTGAAACGACAGTTTAAGAAGTAG
- a CDS encoding CoA transferase subunit A: protein MKKVGSDIRKISKIRYQEKVPEYWGPTPDEARKIMVKKSKALKDKRTSLKEAVQKHVKDGINLGIGGFVNTRVPFAAVREVVRHGARNLTLSFQSNSICVELLAGAMILDPDRVSIKRAEFAWWGYEIIGIAPLLRYLTTNGLIEVDDYTNYGMSVRFKAAAMGIPFIPVRDHGGSDMELVNKGQMVECPYTGRNTYLLPACHPDVGLVHVSAADQNGNSRIFGALCTCPEIAMASTYTIVTAERIIPEENIRNFPNLTEVPHPAVDSLVERSYGAYPGACYGFHWFDMEHIKMFRAAGEDFRMTGDKTMLKKYYDEYVFGCEDYDDFLEKVSYKTLSKVNKLDGGQPIILT from the coding sequence ATGAAAAAGGTCGGTTCGGATATCAGGAAAATTTCTAAGATCAGGTATCAGGAAAAAGTGCCGGAGTATTGGGGGCCTACACCTGATGAGGCCAGAAAGATCATGGTTAAGAAGTCCAAAGCACTGAAAGATAAAAGGACCTCTTTAAAAGAAGCGGTGCAAAAACATGTTAAGGACGGTATTAACCTGGGAATCGGCGGCTTTGTTAATACCAGGGTGCCTTTTGCCGCTGTAAGGGAAGTTGTCCGGCACGGTGCCCGTAATCTGACTCTGTCTTTTCAGTCCAATTCAATTTGTGTTGAGCTTTTGGCTGGTGCCATGATCTTAGATCCTGACCGGGTATCAATTAAACGGGCGGAGTTTGCCTGGTGGGGATATGAGATCATTGGTATCGCACCGCTTTTGCGTTACCTGACAACAAACGGGTTAATAGAAGTTGACGATTATACCAACTATGGAATGTCGGTGCGCTTTAAAGCGGCTGCTATGGGTATTCCCTTTATACCGGTCCGTGATCACGGCGGCTCAGACATGGAACTGGTTAATAAAGGACAAATGGTTGAGTGTCCGTATACCGGCAGGAATACCTATTTACTCCCGGCCTGCCATCCCGATGTGGGTCTTGTCCACGTCAGTGCGGCGGACCAAAACGGAAATTCCCGAATCTTTGGTGCTCTGTGCACCTGCCCCGAAATTGCCATGGCCTCCACCTACACCATTGTGACGGCGGAAAGGATTATCCCGGAAGAAAATATTCGGAATTTTCCGAACTTAACCGAAGTGCCCCACCCTGCTGTGGACTCTTTGGTGGAGCGCTCTTATGGTGCATATCCGGGGGCATGCTATGGTTTTCATTGGTTTGACATGGAACACATCAAAATGTTTAGGGCAGCAGGGGAAGATTTCCGGATGACGGGTGATAAGACCATGCTGAAAAAATACTATGATGAGTATGTTTTCGGCTGTGAGGATTACGATGACTTTCTGGAAAAAGTATCATACAAAACCCTTAGCAAGGTTAATAAACTTGATGGCGGCCAGCCCATCATTCTGACTTGA